A window of Candidatus Methylomirabilis sp. genomic DNA:
TGATCATCACTGAAGGATTTGGTCGAATTGCCATGGCCAGGCGAACCTTCGACCTCCTGGCTTCCAAGGTCGGGCAGCGCGCATCCTGCTCCGGCGCAACCCAGATTCGGGCCGGCGTCATCAGGCCGGAGGTAATTGTTCCGCTTGGAGAGCGGGCAGCGGTCAGCGGTCAGCGGTCAGAGAGGGAGAGCGTGGGGGTTGGAGGCGGACTGCAGGTCGGCGATCAAATCCGGATTATTCGAGAACCATATTTTGGTCAGATCTGTCTGGTATCCGCTCTTCCGGCCGATCTTCGGCTCCTTCCCACGGGAAGCAAGGCCAGGGTCCTGGAGGCAGAGCTTGACGATGGACAGCACATCATCATTCCTCGCGCCAACGTGGAACTGCTGCAAACGTGAGTAAAATGCGCGCTCTTCCCGCACTCCTCGCTCTTTGTTTCTTCACCCTATACCCTGTACCCTATGCCCTGGCCTCTCCTCTCTCCCCTCCCGATCAGTTTGAGGCGTTCGACATACCCGGCGACGGCGGAGGTAGTGTGGGGCTTTCGTGGCGGGCGGCCCCCTTCGATGAGCCGACATTGCGCTATCAGGTGTACATGGCTGATCAGGCACAAGGACCCTTTACGCGGATCGCAGAGTTTGCTGCCAACACCCACTACAAGAGCGATGTGGATCGCCCATGGTGGAGCTGGGACCGGAATAAGGCATATCATTATTACCAGGTGAAATCGACCCAGGATCTTCGCCTTGAGGATAGCCGACCCTACTTCTTCAAGATAGCGGTGACCGACGGGATACAGACGATTGACGGGCCGATTCAATCAGCGGTTCCGGCACCAAATTTCTTTAACCCGGCAAAGGCGAATAATTTTTTATTGATGCTGCTCTTCTCTGCCATTGTCCTGATCGCGATTGCCCAGGCAAAACGGCATCCCCACATCTTCCTGCGCCGGATTCCCGGTCTGGATGCGGTGGAGGAGGCGATCGGCCGGGCGACCGAGATGGGGCGACCGATTCTTTACCTCACCGGATCTGACGACATGTCGAGCCTTTCGACGATCGCCGCTACGGTCATTCTTGGGCAGGTTGCAAAAAAGTCGGCGGCGTACGACACGCAGCTTCAGGTTCCGCACAGAGACCCCATCGTTATGGCTATCTGTCAGGAGATCGTCAAAGAGTCCTATCTGGAAGCCGGACGACCCGATGCCTATCGTGATGATTCCAATTTCTTCATTACCAACGATCAATTCAGCTATACCGCCGCGGTGAACGGAATTATGCTCCGAGACCGACCGGCAGCTAACTTCTTCATGGGATTTTACTACGCCGAGGCGCTGCTTCTGGCAGAGACCGGCGCCGGGACTGGCGCGATTCAGATTGCCGGGACCGACGCCGAT
This region includes:
- a CDS encoding DUF6754 domain-containing protein, with the protein product MRALPALLALCFFTLYPVPYALASPLSPPDQFEAFDIPGDGGGSVGLSWRAAPFDEPTLRYQVYMADQAQGPFTRIAEFAANTHYKSDVDRPWWSWDRNKAYHYYQVKSTQDLRLEDSRPYFFKIAVTDGIQTIDGPIQSAVPAPNFFNPAKANNFLLMLLFSAIVLIAIAQAKRHPHIFLRRIPGLDAVEEAIGRATEMGRPILYLTGSDDMSSLSTIAATVILGQVAKKSAAYDTQLQVPHRDPIVMAICQEIVKESYLEAGRPDAYRDDSNFFITNDQFSYTAAVNGIMLRDRPAANFFMGFYYAEALLLAETGAGTGAIQIAGTDADLQLPFFITTCDYTLIGEELYAASAYLSREPVLVGTLRGQDLGKAFLLFSILIGTILATIGGLVGTQAFVPLLQLFRDFK